A part of Lactobacillus sp. ESL0700 genomic DNA contains:
- the gyrB gene encoding DNA topoisomerase (ATP-hydrolyzing) subunit B codes for MADHNEEKLDQIKQYEKEADKYNASQIQVLGGLEAVRKRPGMYIGSTSSQGLHHLVWEVIDNSIDESLAGFATKIEITVNADGSVTVQDDGRGIPVDIQKKTGRPALETVFTVLHAGGKFGGGGYKVSGGLHGVGASVVNALSTELDVTTMRDGKKYYIDFNRGRVKTEMKLAGTVPLTEHGTIVHFYPDPDIFTETTSFDDKVLKNRIRELAFLNKGLKLTFTDKRKETAETDVYHYEGGIKEYVAFLNHGTEVLFDEPIYVEGDYNEINVEVSLQYTNGYKTTLMTFANNIHTYEGGMHEAGFKTALTRVVNDYAHKAKILKDKDDNLSGEDIREGMTAVVSVKHPNPQFEGQTKTKLGNSDARTAVDKAFSETFTNFLMENPQVGRKIVEKAQLAERARTAAKRAREVTRKKSGLEIANLPGKLADNTSNDPSISELFIVEGNSAGGSAKQGRSRLTQAILPIRGKILNVEKASMDRILANQEIRSLFTALGTGFGADFNVSKARYHKLIIMTDADVDGAHIRTLLLTLFYNYMRPMIEKGYVYIARPPLYQVRQGKVVKYLDTDEELHDYLGALQPSPKPLVQRYKGLGEMDPEQLWETTMNPENRRLDRVSPEYAKNADEVFELLMGNEVAPRRKFIETNAKYVENLDA; via the coding sequence ATGGCTGATCATAACGAAGAAAAACTTGATCAAATCAAGCAATACGAAAAAGAAGCTGATAAATATAATGCCAGTCAAATTCAGGTTCTGGGTGGACTTGAAGCTGTTCGCAAACGGCCTGGGATGTATATTGGCTCAACTAGTTCTCAAGGCTTACACCACTTGGTTTGGGAAGTAATTGATAATAGTATTGATGAAAGCTTAGCTGGATTTGCAACTAAAATTGAGATAACGGTTAATGCTGATGGCAGTGTAACTGTTCAAGATGATGGTCGGGGAATTCCAGTTGATATTCAAAAGAAAACTGGTCGGCCAGCTCTAGAAACTGTTTTTACTGTTTTGCACGCCGGTGGTAAGTTTGGCGGTGGCGGCTATAAAGTCTCTGGTGGACTTCATGGTGTTGGTGCTTCGGTAGTTAACGCCTTGTCAACTGAACTTGATGTTACCACGATGCGTGATGGTAAAAAGTACTACATCGATTTCAATCGTGGTCGTGTTAAGACTGAAATGAAATTGGCTGGTACTGTACCTTTGACTGAGCACGGGACCATTGTACATTTTTATCCGGATCCAGATATTTTTACTGAAACCACCAGTTTTGATGACAAAGTTTTGAAAAACCGGATTCGCGAACTAGCCTTCTTGAATAAGGGTCTAAAGCTAACTTTTACCGATAAACGTAAAGAAACCGCTGAAACTGATGTCTATCACTATGAAGGCGGAATTAAGGAATACGTTGCCTTTTTGAATCATGGCACAGAAGTTTTGTTTGATGAGCCAATTTATGTCGAAGGTGACTACAACGAAATTAATGTTGAAGTATCTTTACAATATACAAATGGCTACAAAACAACGTTAATGACCTTTGCTAATAACATCCACACTTATGAAGGTGGGATGCACGAAGCTGGCTTTAAGACCGCATTAACGCGGGTGGTAAATGACTATGCTCACAAAGCCAAAATCTTGAAGGACAAGGATGATAATCTTTCCGGTGAGGATATTCGTGAAGGGATGACAGCAGTTGTTTCTGTTAAACACCCGAACCCGCAATTTGAAGGGCAGACGAAGACTAAATTAGGAAACTCTGATGCCAGAACTGCAGTCGATAAGGCCTTTTCAGAAACTTTTACTAACTTCTTGATGGAGAATCCGCAAGTTGGCCGCAAAATCGTTGAAAAAGCACAGCTAGCTGAACGGGCTAGGACTGCTGCTAAGCGTGCTCGCGAAGTAACGAGAAAGAAATCAGGACTTGAGATTGCTAATTTGCCAGGTAAACTGGCTGATAATACCAGTAACGACCCAAGCATTTCAGAATTATTTATTGTTGAAGGTAACTCGGCCGGCGGTTCCGCTAAGCAAGGCCGTTCTCGGTTAACGCAGGCAATTTTACCGATTCGTGGGAAAATTTTGAACGTTGAAAAAGCATCAATGGACAGAATTTTGGCTAATCAAGAAATTCGGTCATTGTTTACTGCTTTGGGAACCGGATTTGGTGCGGACTTTAATGTTTCAAAGGCTCGCTATCACAAGTTGATTATTATGACGGATGCCGATGTCGATGGCGCCCATATTCGGACGTTACTATTGACGCTCTTTTACAACTATATGCGGCCAATGATTGAAAAGGGATATGTTTATATCGCACGTCCGCCTCTATATCAAGTCCGTCAAGGTAAAGTTGTTAAGTACCTTGATACTGATGAGGAGCTGCATGATTATTTAGGTGCACTGCAGCCAAGTCCTAAGCCACTTGTTCAACGCTATAAGGGACTAGGTGAAATGGATCCAGAGCAGTTGTGGGAAACAACGATGAATCCTGAAAACCGCCGCCTTGATCGCGTTAGTCCAGAATATGCTAAGAATGCTGATGAGGTCTTTGAATTATTGATGGGTAATGAAGTTGCGCCACGGCGGAAGTTCATTGAAACTAACGCAAAATACGTTGAAAACTTGGATGCTTAG
- the yaaA gene encoding S4 domain-containing protein YaaA, which produces MKVSIIKEFTVKGEYITLSQFLKEESIISSGGQAKWYLQDNPVLLNGVKENRRGKKLRSGDRVEIAHEAYIFR; this is translated from the coding sequence ATGAAGGTGAGTATTATCAAAGAATTTACAGTAAAAGGTGAGTACATTACCTTAAGTCAATTTTTAAAAGAAGAAAGTATTATTTCTTCTGGTGGTCAAGCAAAGTGGTATTTGCAAGATAATCCAGTTTTGCTAAATGGTGTTAAAGAAAATCGCCGTGGTAAGAAGTTACGTTCAGGTGACCGAGTTGAAATTGCCCACGAAGCATATATTTTTCGGTAG
- the dnaN gene encoding DNA polymerase III subunit beta, translating to MKFTINRNLFVDNLNNVMHAISSRATIPILSGIKLNLTDDELILTGSDTDISIELKIPVSEDLTVESTGAIVLPARFFSEIIRRLPGKEFSLEVKESFQTQIISENSEFTINGLDANNYPRLPEIPDESSFVISGKTFREIITETQFAVATQESRLVLTGVHFTFSPDRIHAVATDSHRLSSRALTLENGPQTKTDLIIPGKSLLELARIIGETNPEVRVCPGDSQVLFEIGNILFYSRLLEGSYPDTERLIPTESTTSVEFDLVELSSALDRASLLTHAGRNNVVDLTLDVEEQTAKLSGESAEIGNVEEDVSFKNLTGKNLKISFNPDYLRDALKASVTDSVVMEFTQPLRPFTVNPDQADIEFVQLITPVRTF from the coding sequence ATGAAATTTACAATTAATAGAAATCTTTTCGTTGATAACCTAAACAACGTTATGCACGCCATTTCTTCACGTGCAACTATTCCAATCTTAAGCGGCATTAAGCTTAACTTGACAGATGATGAATTAATTTTAACTGGTAGCGATACCGATATTTCAATTGAATTAAAAATTCCAGTTAGCGAAGATTTAACTGTTGAATCAACCGGTGCAATTGTTCTACCTGCTCGCTTCTTTAGTGAAATTATTCGGCGTTTACCTGGGAAAGAATTTTCACTTGAAGTAAAAGAAAGTTTTCAGACGCAAATTATTTCTGAAAATAGTGAATTCACGATTAACGGTTTAGATGCAAATAACTATCCAAGATTACCGGAAATTCCCGACGAGTCCTCTTTTGTTATTTCAGGAAAAACTTTCCGTGAAATTATCACGGAAACGCAATTCGCTGTTGCCACGCAAGAAAGTCGTCTAGTTTTAACAGGTGTCCACTTCACTTTCAGTCCTGACCGAATTCACGCTGTTGCAACTGATTCACACCGTTTATCTAGTCGAGCATTAACTTTAGAAAATGGTCCGCAAACCAAAACTGATTTGATTATTCCAGGAAAAAGTTTACTAGAACTAGCCCGGATTATTGGTGAAACTAATCCGGAAGTTCGCGTTTGCCCTGGAGATAGTCAAGTACTGTTTGAAATTGGCAACATTCTATTCTATTCACGACTACTTGAAGGCAGTTATCCAGATACTGAACGTTTAATCCCGACTGAAAGCACAACCAGTGTCGAATTTGACCTAGTTGAATTATCAAGCGCGCTTGATCGTGCAAGTCTGTTAACTCATGCTGGTCGCAATAACGTTGTTGATTTAACGCTTGATGTTGAGGAGCAAACGGCAAAATTATCCGGTGAGTCCGCTGAAATTGGTAACGTTGAAGAAGATGTAAGTTTCAAAAACTTAACTGGTAAAAACTTAAAAATTTCGTTTAACCCCGATTATTTGCGTGATGCCTTAAAGGCATCGGTAACTGATTCGGTTGTTATGGAATTTACGCAGCCGCTAAGACCGTTTACGGTTAATCCAGACCAAGCCGACATTGAATTTGTTCAACTAATCACCCCAGTTAGAACTTTCTAA
- the ssb gene encoding single-stranded DNA-binding protein, with product MINRVVLVGRLTRDPELRTTGSGISVATFTLAVDRQYTNAQGERGADFISCVIWRKSAENFCNFTSKGSLVGIDGRIQTRTYDNKDGQRVYVTEVVVDNFALLESRKDRESRSQNGGYTPNNNGNFNGNFGNPNANNSQNMGPSNQNNQNNNQSSMPKDPFAGSGDTIDISDDDLPF from the coding sequence ATGATTAATCGAGTTGTACTTGTTGGCCGTTTAACACGTGATCCTGAATTACGTACTACTGGGAGTGGAATCTCGGTTGCTACGTTTACTCTTGCTGTTGACCGTCAGTATACTAACGCTCAAGGTGAGAGAGGTGCGGATTTTATTAGCTGTGTCATTTGGCGCAAATCAGCAGAAAACTTCTGCAATTTTACGTCTAAAGGATCATTGGTTGGTATTGACGGCCGGATTCAAACCAGAACTTACGATAATAAAGACGGGCAAAGAGTATATGTAACAGAGGTTGTCGTTGACAACTTTGCATTGCTCGAGTCACGCAAAGACCGTGAATCCCGCAGTCAAAATGGTGGTTACACACCAAATAATAATGGGAATTTCAATGGCAACTTTGGTAATCCAAATGCCAATAATTCTCAAAATATGGGACCATCTAATCAGAATAACCAAAATAATAATCAATCAAGTATGCCAAAGGATCCATTTGCTGGATCTGGGGATACCATTGATATTTCTGATGACGATCTTCCATTCTAA
- the recF gene encoding DNA replication/repair protein RecF, with amino-acid sequence MYLKHFVAQNYRNLQQLNVEFDPNVNIFIGQNAQGKTNLLEAIYFLALTRSHRTSSDKELIAFNQEYANVTGHIYKSQLDLTLRVLITKKGKKVWINRVEQAKLSKYVGQLNAILFSPEDLDLIKGAPALRRRFMDQEFGQINPEYLYFASKYRQVLQQKNNYLKQLAKGQAHDQLFLDVLADQLAGIAAEVIVRRFKFLKYLRTYARDAYAHISTGGEELTVTYRPSVPEVTADDSTEEIYQKLLANFKKNKAAEMRKGTTLSGPHRDDIEFALDGKDAHFYGSQGQQRTIALSVKLAEIQLVHQLTDEYPLLLLDDVMSELDHSRQSALLNYIHGKTQTFITTTDLTGISWEIIKKPQVYRIKSGKIYLEKGELNG; translated from the coding sequence ATGTATTTGAAGCATTTTGTGGCGCAAAATTACCGTAATTTGCAGCAATTAAACGTTGAGTTTGATCCTAACGTCAATATTTTTATTGGGCAAAATGCGCAAGGTAAGACAAATCTGCTGGAAGCAATCTATTTTTTAGCATTGACACGTTCACATCGAACTAGCAGTGACAAGGAATTGATTGCCTTCAATCAAGAATATGCCAATGTCACCGGTCATATTTATAAAAGTCAGCTTGATTTAACTTTACGTGTCTTAATTACCAAAAAAGGTAAAAAGGTCTGGATTAATCGTGTTGAGCAGGCAAAATTATCTAAGTACGTGGGGCAATTAAATGCAATTCTGTTCTCGCCTGAGGATTTGGACTTAATCAAGGGGGCCCCGGCCTTAAGACGCCGGTTTATGGATCAAGAATTTGGTCAAATTAATCCGGAGTATTTGTATTTTGCTAGCAAGTACCGGCAGGTTTTGCAGCAAAAGAATAATTACTTGAAGCAATTAGCCAAAGGTCAAGCTCATGATCAACTATTTCTTGATGTCTTAGCCGATCAATTAGCTGGAATTGCTGCCGAAGTAATTGTGCGCCGGTTTAAGTTTCTTAAATACTTGCGCACGTATGCACGTGATGCCTACGCACACATTAGCACTGGTGGTGAGGAATTAACGGTAACTTATCGGCCATCTGTTCCTGAAGTGACAGCTGATGATAGTACGGAAGAGATTTATCAAAAACTCTTGGCAAACTTCAAGAAAAATAAGGCTGCAGAAATGCGAAAAGGAACAACTTTGTCTGGCCCGCATCGTGATGATATTGAATTTGCCTTGGATGGCAAAGATGCTCATTTTTATGGCTCACAAGGCCAGCAACGCACCATTGCACTGAGTGTTAAGCTAGCAGAGATTCAGTTGGTACATCAATTGACTGATGAATATCCTTTGTTATTACTTGACGATGTAATGAGTGAGCTTGACCATAGTCGCCAGAGTGCGCTACTCAATTATATTCATGGTAAAACGCAAACGTTTATTACAACAACAGATCTTACAGGTATTTCCTGGGAAATAATTAAAAAGCCTCAGGTTTACCGGATTAAGTCTGGAAAAATTTATTTGGAAAAAGGAGAATTGAATGGCTGA
- the dnaA gene encoding chromosomal replication initiator protein DnaA gives MFDINKFWQHFNNEMREHFNEVAYNAWFKNTKPLSYNKDTHELKIAVQNPVTKGYWEKNLASQLIQSAYGYANIEITPVFQIEGERSTERIVTPKPQTQITQQRQSERTHNAFVRNLKLNEKYTFDNFVQGEGNKLAAGAALAVADSPGSFYNPLFIFGGVGLGKTHLMQAIGHQMLAERPNAKVVYIQSETFVNDFINSIKNKTQDQFREKYRTCDLLLVDDIQFFAKKEGIQEEFFHTFETLYNDQKQIVMTSDRLPTEIPDLSERLVSRFTWGLQVEITPPDLETRIAILRKKAEAEDLTIDDSTLDYIASQVDTNIRELEGALVKVQAHATIEREDINVGLAREALADLKLVQKNRGLQISKIQEVVANYFQTSTYELKGKKRVRQIVVPRQIAMYLSRELTDSSLPKIGQEFGGKDHTTVMHAYEKISRAIKTDSDIKTAVFDLKQMLDR, from the coding sequence TTGTTTGATATTAATAAATTTTGGCAGCATTTTAATAATGAAATGCGTGAGCATTTTAATGAAGTTGCCTACAATGCTTGGTTCAAAAATACTAAACCACTTTCCTACAATAAGGATACGCATGAATTAAAAATTGCCGTGCAAAATCCGGTAACTAAAGGATATTGGGAAAAGAATTTGGCATCGCAATTGATCCAGTCAGCATACGGCTATGCCAATATCGAAATCACGCCTGTTTTTCAAATTGAAGGTGAGCGCAGTACTGAACGAATTGTCACGCCCAAACCGCAAACACAGATTACGCAGCAGCGCCAAAGCGAGCGTACTCATAATGCGTTCGTGCGCAACCTGAAATTAAATGAAAAATATACTTTCGATAATTTTGTTCAAGGTGAGGGCAACAAATTAGCTGCGGGTGCCGCTTTAGCAGTTGCTGACAGTCCCGGCAGTTTTTACAATCCGCTGTTTATCTTTGGCGGTGTCGGACTAGGAAAAACACACCTAATGCAGGCCATCGGTCACCAAATGCTGGCCGAGCGGCCGAATGCCAAAGTCGTTTACATTCAAAGCGAAACTTTTGTTAACGATTTTATCAATTCAATCAAAAATAAGACACAAGATCAATTTCGCGAAAAATACCGCACTTGCGACTTATTATTAGTTGATGATATTCAGTTTTTTGCCAAAAAAGAGGGCATTCAGGAAGAATTCTTCCATACTTTTGAAACTCTTTATAATGACCAAAAGCAAATCGTAATGACAAGTGACCGCCTGCCGACTGAAATTCCGGATTTATCAGAACGGTTAGTTTCCCGGTTTACTTGGGGTCTGCAAGTTGAAATCACGCCGCCAGATCTTGAAACACGGATTGCCATCTTGCGCAAAAAAGCTGAGGCCGAAGATTTAACAATCGATGACAGCACCTTAGATTACATTGCTTCACAGGTCGATACGAATATTAGAGAACTCGAAGGTGCTTTGGTTAAAGTTCAGGCACATGCAACAATCGAACGCGAAGATATTAACGTCGGTTTGGCTCGCGAAGCTCTTGCGGACCTAAAACTCGTCCAAAAAAATCGCGGTTTGCAAATATCTAAAATTCAGGAAGTTGTTGCTAACTACTTTCAGACTTCTACTTATGAATTAAAGGGCAAAAAGCGGGTGCGACAAATTGTGGTCCCGCGGCAAATTGCCATGTATCTTTCTCGTGAACTAACGGATTCAAGCCTACCTAAGATTGGCCAGGAGTTTGGCGGCAAAGATCACACCACGGTCATGCATGCCTACGAAAAGATCAGTCGGGCAATCAAAACCGACTCGGACATTAAAACTGCCGTTTTTGATCTTAAGCAAATGCTTGATCGCTAA
- the rpsF gene encoding 30S ribosomal protein S6 — protein sequence MTTTKYEITYIIKPDIDEESKKALVENYDKVIADNGGTMVESKDWEKRHFAYEIEKYREGTYHIMTFTADNADAVNEFDRLSKIDNAILRSMTVKLDK from the coding sequence ATGACAACTACTAAGTACGAAATAACTTACATTATTAAACCTGATATTGATGAAGAATCAAAGAAGGCACTTGTTGAAAACTACGATAAAGTTATCGCAGACAACGGTGGTACAATGGTTGAATCTAAAGACTGGGAAAAGCGTCATTTTGCATATGAAATCGAGAAGTATCGTGAAGGTACTTACCATATCATGACTTTCACTGCTGATAACGCAGACGCAGTTAACGAATTTGACCGTTTGTCAAAAATTGACAACGCAATTTTACGTTCAATGACTGTTAAGTTAGACAAATAA
- the gyrA gene encoding DNA gyrase subunit A, with product MDNDNQGQDHRIRNVDLTSVMSSSFLDYAMSVIVARALPDVRDGLKPVQRRILYGMSELGVTPDKPYKKSARIVGEVMGKFHPHGDSSIYLAMAHMAQDFSYRYMLVDGHGNFGSVDGDEPAAMRYTEARMSKIAVEMLRDINKNTVDWQRNYDDSENEPVVLPARIPNLLVNGTSGIAVGMTTNIPPHNLSEVISGLHMLMNNPDVTTKDLMKAIPGPDFPTGGIIMGRGGIYRAYESGRGNIVVRAKTNIETEKSGRERIVVTELPYLVNKAELVKKIADLARSKTIDGITGVRDESDQTGMRMTIDIRRDASASVVLNNLFKLTQMQANFGMNMVAIVDGAPHFLSIKQMLSYYLEHQEDVVTRRTKFELAKAEARAHILEGLKIALDHIDEIVHIIRQSNSSDIAKAALISRFGLDDKQSQAILDMRLVRLTGLERDKVEAEYKDLQEKIADYKDILAKPERINEIIYNELLDIQKRFGDKRRTEIGASEVVSIEDEDLIEKQDVLLTLTHSGYIKRMLINEFKTQNRGGKGIKGMGVKSGDFIEKLIYSSTHDLLLFFTNKGKIYSKKAYEIPEFSRTARGLPIVNLLQLEKGEKIQTIINIPENADDQYLFFITKMGTVKRTLVSEFANIRNSGLIALTLRDGDELTNVLTTDGNKDIMIGTHLGYAVRFNEQTVRAMGRTAAGVRGINLRDGDYVVGSGVIEDSDEVLVISEKGYGKRTSAAEYPVKGRGGKGIKTANITEKNGPLSGVTVVDGTQDIMVITNDGIMIRFKIADVSQTSRSTLGVRLIKVNDNSKVASLTVVPAEEDQEVAADSETEEE from the coding sequence ATGGATAACGACAATCAAGGTCAAGATCATAGAATTAGAAATGTTGATCTGACTAGTGTAATGAGCAGTTCCTTTTTGGATTATGCGATGTCAGTTATTGTTGCCCGGGCTTTGCCTGATGTGCGCGATGGTTTAAAGCCTGTCCAAAGGCGAATTCTTTACGGAATGAGTGAGTTAGGAGTTACTCCTGATAAGCCTTATAAGAAGTCTGCCAGAATCGTTGGGGAGGTTATGGGTAAGTTCCACCCCCACGGCGATTCTTCGATTTATTTGGCAATGGCGCACATGGCTCAAGACTTTAGTTATCGCTATATGCTAGTTGATGGTCACGGTAACTTTGGTTCCGTTGATGGCGACGAGCCTGCCGCAATGCGTTATACTGAGGCGCGAATGAGTAAAATCGCCGTTGAAATGCTGCGCGATATTAACAAAAATACGGTTGATTGGCAACGGAACTATGATGATTCTGAAAACGAACCAGTAGTTTTGCCAGCGCGGATTCCGAACTTACTAGTTAACGGGACAAGTGGGATTGCCGTCGGGATGACGACTAATATTCCACCACATAATTTATCCGAAGTTATCAGCGGTTTGCATATGCTGATGAACAATCCGGATGTCACTACCAAGGACTTAATGAAGGCAATTCCGGGTCCTGATTTTCCGACTGGCGGGATTATCATGGGTCGCGGCGGTATTTATCGGGCATACGAAAGTGGTCGCGGTAATATCGTTGTGCGGGCCAAGACCAATATTGAAACTGAAAAAAGTGGTCGGGAACGAATCGTTGTTACTGAACTGCCATACTTGGTTAACAAGGCTGAATTAGTTAAGAAAATTGCTGATTTGGCACGCTCTAAGACAATTGATGGGATTACCGGTGTTCGTGATGAATCCGACCAGACAGGGATGCGGATGACAATTGACATTCGTCGTGATGCAAGTGCCAGTGTTGTTTTGAATAATTTATTCAAATTAACGCAAATGCAGGCTAACTTTGGGATGAACATGGTTGCCATTGTTGATGGTGCACCACATTTCTTGAGTATCAAGCAGATGCTGTCGTATTACTTGGAGCACCAAGAGGACGTTGTTACACGTAGAACAAAATTTGAGCTGGCCAAGGCTGAAGCAAGAGCCCACATTCTTGAAGGTTTGAAGATCGCTTTGGATCACATTGACGAAATTGTTCATATTATTCGTCAAAGCAACTCCAGTGATATTGCTAAAGCTGCCTTAATTAGCCGCTTTGGACTGGATGATAAGCAGTCACAAGCTATTTTGGATATGCGGCTTGTTCGCTTAACAGGCTTGGAACGCGACAAGGTTGAGGCCGAATACAAGGATTTGCAAGAAAAAATTGCGGATTACAAGGATATTTTGGCCAAGCCTGAACGGATCAACGAGATTATCTACAATGAATTGCTCGATATTCAAAAGCGCTTTGGTGATAAGCGGCGGACTGAAATCGGTGCTAGTGAAGTTGTCTCAATTGAAGACGAAGACTTAATTGAAAAGCAAGATGTTTTGCTAACCCTTACCCATAGTGGCTATATCAAGCGGATGCTGATTAATGAATTTAAGACGCAAAACCGTGGTGGTAAAGGTATTAAGGGCATGGGTGTGAAGTCTGGCGATTTCATTGAAAAGCTGATCTATTCAAGTACCCACGACTTACTGCTGTTCTTTACCAACAAGGGTAAAATCTATTCCAAGAAGGCATACGAAATTCCGGAATTTAGCCGGACTGCTCGGGGCTTACCAATTGTTAACCTATTGCAACTTGAAAAAGGCGAGAAGATTCAGACAATTATTAATATTCCTGAAAATGCTGATGACCAGTACCTGTTCTTTATCACGAAGATGGGGACGGTTAAGCGGACACTTGTCAGTGAATTTGCGAATATTAGAAACAGCGGCCTGATTGCCTTGACTTTGCGTGATGGCGACGAATTGACGAATGTTCTAACCACTGATGGCAACAAGGATATTATGATTGGCACGCATCTTGGCTATGCTGTTCGCTTTAATGAGCAGACTGTCCGGGCAATGGGTCGAACTGCTGCCGGTGTTCGCGGGATTAACCTGCGTGATGGCGATTATGTTGTTGGCTCGGGTGTCATTGAAGATAGCGATGAAGTCCTAGTAATTTCTGAAAAGGGGTATGGTAAGCGGACTTCTGCTGCTGAATATCCAGTTAAGGGTCGTGGTGGTAAAGGAATTAAAACCGCTAATATCACTGAGAAGAATGGTCCGCTATCTGGTGTGACAGTTGTTGATGGTACCCAAGATATTATGGTGATTACCAATGACGGCATCATGATTCGCTTCAAGATTGCAGATGTTTCGCAGACCAGCCGCAGCACCTTGGGTGTACGGTTGATTAAAGTTAACGACAACAGTAAGGTTGCTAGCTTAACAGTTGTTCCTGCTGAGGAAGATCAGGAAGTAGCGGCTGATTCTGAGACCGAAGAAGAATAA
- the rpsR gene encoding 30S ribosomal protein S18 has product MAQQRRGGHRRRKVDFIAANHIDYVDYKDVDLLKRFISERGKILPRRVTGTSAKNQRKVAKAIERARIMGLLPFVTED; this is encoded by the coding sequence ATGGCTCAACAAAGAAGAGGCGGCCATCGTCGTCGTAAGGTTGACTTTATCGCAGCCAACCATATTGATTACGTTGACTACAAGGACGTTGATCTGTTGAAACGTTTTATCTCAGAAAGAGGTAAAATCTTACCACGTCGTGTCACTGGCACTAGCGCTAAGAATCAACGTAAGGTAGCTAAGGCAATTGAAAGAGCTCGCATTATGGGCTTGTTGCCATTCGTTACTGAAGACTAA